Proteins found in one Sporosarcina sp. FSL K6-3457 genomic segment:
- a CDS encoding DeoR/GlpR family DNA-binding transcription regulator has product MLKSDRYKSIMDYLTEKKSVKVVFLSSLLNVTQETIRRDLEYLEQLGEIERVHGGAVLKHNNIKETNFTVRESVNISEKKMIAKHAIQFVKEGSFVSLDVSTTNTEIAKELAKNFNSLSVITNSIIIATILSANPNFNLYLPSGKIRNSELCIVGDSCVSYIEKFNIDTFFMSVSGISLERGLTDYGDGEYEVKMAMFRNANKVFVVADHTKFDSIAMLKIGNLKSVDGIITDPNISQPMLRKYEEHDINIFM; this is encoded by the coding sequence ATGTTAAAAAGTGATCGCTATAAGTCTATAATGGATTATTTAACCGAGAAGAAATCTGTGAAAGTTGTGTTCTTAAGTAGTTTATTAAACGTGACACAGGAGACAATTAGAAGGGATTTAGAATATCTAGAACAGCTAGGAGAAATTGAACGTGTTCATGGTGGAGCAGTTTTAAAGCATAATAATATAAAAGAAACAAATTTTACCGTGCGGGAATCCGTTAACATTAGCGAGAAAAAAATGATTGCGAAGCATGCTATCCAATTCGTCAAGGAAGGGAGTTTTGTATCACTAGATGTAAGTACCACAAATACAGAAATCGCCAAAGAACTCGCGAAAAATTTTAATTCATTATCGGTCATTACAAACTCCATTATTATTGCAACCATTCTAAGTGCAAATCCTAACTTTAATCTTTATTTACCGAGCGGGAAAATTAGAAATTCAGAGCTATGTATAGTAGGCGATTCCTGTGTTTCCTATATTGAAAAGTTTAATATTGATACTTTTTTTATGAGCGTCAGTGGAATCTCTTTAGAAAGAGGATTAACAGATTACGGTGATGGCGAATATGAAGTGAAAATGGCTATGTTTCGCAATGCCAATAAAGTATTTGTTGTAGCGGATCATACGAAATTTGACTCCATAGCTATGCTGAAAATCGGGAATTTAAAAAGTGTGGATGGTATTATTACAGACCCAAACATTAGCCAACCAATGCTAAGAAAATATGAAGAGCACGATATTAATATTTTCATGTAA
- a CDS encoding glycoside hydrolase family 3 protein yields the protein MERNHKQPNLEVRVKSIIEVDGLKFKDLNNSGKLEPYKDWRLSPKERAENLVSLMNIDEKVGMMLINSRKMGLAQEDKEKTSHDGVLDEAVVEKGENIFAASKIYGSTHTIAKRNLRHFILRDNFSPAEMAEWVNKMNEVAEGTRLGIPVIVASNSRNENAEPIFGMNDAGGIFSTWPGTLGLAAAAQGDIKNGGDASLISEFAKIAHSEWNATGIRKGYMYMADTVTDPRWQRTYGTFGENPEFISDAIGRLVVGFQGEELGKDSIAMTTKHFPGGGARENGFDPHYVEGKWNLYPTPGSLEKYHLPPFRAAIKYGTSSIMPYYSIPSIKKSVVQEFEGEDIPFEEVGFTFNHYFINHILREKLGFKGYVNSDSGIVNKMSWGVEELSEAERFAKAVNAGTDIVADTGDIENLKLAVSKGWISEKRINEANVRLLTEMFTLGLFDDRTYNSPEAATAVVSNKANWDAAYEGHKKSVTVLKNQQQTLPLTAEKLTNKKVYVEVLHKDTTRATAYTEKARKECLELGQFTLTDNYEEADVAIMFLHPKSGSYFDATLGLLELDICEGKVVSGLDGSLYQETTLTGMNHLKEVADNIHNRGGKVVISVNVTLPWLLGNVEPLADALIVGYDTFYNAQFEVLAGNSNPVGVLPLTLPASDQVIAVYQNGECVSRNDVPGYDKDKYMPEGLSYAYKDSDGNVYKLGHGLRY from the coding sequence ATGGAACGTAACCACAAACAACCCAATCTAGAAGTCAGAGTCAAAAGTATTATTGAAGTGGATGGATTAAAATTTAAAGACTTGAATAATAGCGGGAAGCTGGAACCGTATAAGGATTGGCGTTTGAGTCCTAAAGAGCGTGCAGAAAACTTAGTGTCATTGATGAATATCGATGAGAAGGTTGGTATGATGCTCATTAATTCACGTAAGATGGGACTTGCTCAGGAAGATAAGGAAAAAACTAGTCATGATGGTGTGTTGGATGAGGCGGTTGTAGAAAAAGGGGAAAATATATTTGCTGCATCCAAAATATATGGCTCAACACATACGATTGCAAAAAGGAATTTAAGGCACTTCATTTTAAGAGATAACTTTAGTCCAGCTGAAATGGCGGAGTGGGTTAATAAAATGAATGAGGTTGCTGAGGGAACGCGTTTAGGTATCCCAGTTATCGTAGCGTCTAATTCAAGGAATGAAAATGCTGAACCTATTTTTGGAATGAATGATGCGGGTGGTATTTTTTCTACATGGCCTGGAACTTTAGGACTTGCAGCGGCAGCACAAGGCGATATTAAAAATGGTGGAGATGCATCACTAATTAGTGAATTTGCTAAAATTGCCCACTCGGAGTGGAATGCTACGGGCATAAGAAAAGGATATATGTACATGGCAGATACCGTTACAGATCCAAGATGGCAACGGACATACGGTACGTTTGGAGAAAATCCAGAATTTATTTCTGACGCGATTGGTCGCCTTGTTGTAGGATTCCAAGGTGAAGAGCTAGGAAAAGATAGTATTGCGATGACAACGAAGCATTTCCCAGGTGGTGGAGCTAGGGAAAATGGATTTGATCCCCATTACGTAGAAGGAAAGTGGAACCTATACCCAACTCCAGGAAGCTTAGAAAAGTATCATTTGCCGCCATTTAGAGCAGCGATAAAATATGGTACATCGTCAATCATGCCGTATTATTCGATCCCAAGTATTAAGAAAAGTGTCGTCCAAGAGTTCGAAGGTGAAGACATTCCGTTCGAAGAGGTAGGCTTCACATTTAATCATTATTTCATTAACCATATTCTAAGAGAAAAACTTGGATTTAAAGGTTATGTAAATAGTGATAGCGGTATCGTCAATAAGATGAGCTGGGGTGTCGAAGAGTTAAGTGAGGCTGAACGCTTTGCTAAGGCTGTCAATGCCGGGACAGATATTGTTGCGGATACAGGAGATATTGAAAATCTTAAATTGGCCGTTAGCAAAGGCTGGATTAGTGAAAAACGGATTAATGAAGCGAATGTCCGACTCCTAACAGAAATGTTCACGCTAGGTCTTTTCGATGATCGTACGTATAATTCGCCAGAAGCGGCGACAGCTGTCGTTAGTAACAAAGCGAATTGGGATGCAGCTTATGAGGGCCATAAAAAATCTGTAACCGTGCTGAAAAATCAACAGCAGACATTGCCATTAACAGCTGAAAAGCTGACGAATAAAAAGGTTTATGTGGAAGTATTGCATAAGGACACGACACGGGCAACTGCTTACACTGAAAAGGCAAGAAAAGAATGTTTAGAGCTTGGGCAATTTACGTTGACGGATAACTATGAAGAAGCTGACGTCGCGATCATGTTCTTACATCCAAAGTCCGGGTCCTATTTTGATGCAACACTAGGATTATTAGAACTTGATATTTGTGAGGGTAAAGTAGTATCAGGTTTGGATGGCTCATTGTATCAAGAAACGACTTTAACGGGCATGAATCATCTCAAAGAAGTGGCAGACAACATTCATAACCGTGGTGGGAAAGTAGTCATTAGTGTGAATGTGACGTTGCCATGGTTACTTGGAAATGTTGAACCATTGGCGGACGCATTAATCGTTGGATATGATACTTTCTATAATGCACAGTTTGAAGTGCTTGCAGGAAATAGTAATCCTGTAGGCGTTCTACCATTGACATTGCCAGCAAGTGATCAAGTCATTGCGGTTTACCAGAATGGTGAGTGTGTATCGAGAAATGATGTACCGGGCTATGACAAGGACAAGTACATGCCTGAGGGATTGAGTTATGCCTATAAGGATAGCGATGGTAATGTCTATAAACTGGGTCATGGATTGAGGTATTGA
- a CDS encoding AraC family transcriptional regulator — protein MKPSDLIPVVDKGFEINYFGKKNHSQGWFKKFNESSEDFSQWESLFQLHRHDVLEVLVFLNGECEFFCEGKTYSLQRGDVVVIPPYAVHKATVKQMDSYERIIVSVSEHLMADFLSSSPSMKENIINQKTQSSHVLHLHEKKLQDVHFLLNEINHKIKNEEENFPFTINYQLFQALQILFDPESSMPNLSNNNKLDQRFVSILEYIELHLTEPDLSLDKVSTHFHLNKYYFSHYFKKNMNLPFYRYVSLKRLSFAVTMIKQNQLPIEEVALKCGFLDYSSFYRLFKKEYNLSPKKLQMEYKN, from the coding sequence ATGAAGCCATCTGATTTAATTCCAGTCGTCGATAAAGGGTTTGAAATAAATTACTTTGGTAAAAAAAATCATTCCCAAGGTTGGTTCAAAAAATTTAACGAATCATCCGAAGACTTTTCCCAATGGGAGTCTTTATTCCAATTACACAGACATGATGTTTTGGAGGTTCTTGTATTTTTAAATGGCGAGTGTGAATTTTTTTGTGAAGGGAAAACGTATTCCTTACAGAGAGGAGATGTTGTGGTCATCCCCCCCTATGCCGTGCATAAAGCTACTGTTAAGCAGATGGATAGCTATGAACGTATAATTGTTAGCGTCAGCGAGCATTTAATGGCCGACTTTCTATCCAGCTCACCATCTATGAAAGAGAATATTATTAATCAAAAAACACAAAGCTCGCACGTATTGCATTTGCATGAAAAAAAACTCCAAGACGTACATTTTTTACTCAATGAAATAAATCATAAAATTAAAAATGAAGAAGAAAACTTTCCTTTCACCATAAATTATCAGTTGTTTCAAGCTCTTCAAATACTCTTTGATCCCGAAAGTAGTATGCCCAACCTTAGCAACAACAATAAACTAGACCAACGATTCGTATCTATACTAGAATATATTGAATTACATTTGACCGAACCGGATTTAAGCTTAGACAAAGTATCTACTCATTTCCATTTGAATAAATACTATTTCTCCCATTACTTTAAAAAGAACATGAACCTCCCCTTTTACCGTTATGTATCACTGAAGCGTCTATCCTTTGCTGTTACAATGATTAAACAAAATCAGCTTCCCATTGAGGAAGTAGCCTTGAAATGCGGTTTTCTAGATTATTCAAGTTTCTATAGGCTCTTCAAAAAAGAATATAATCTTTCACCAAAAAAATTGCAAATGGAATATAAAAATTAA
- a CDS encoding ABC transporter permease, translated as MGQVVSDILQQSHRKMQGRWVYKYLLLLAGIPIHLITYLFYLFKRKDHTYFSTLDEVKREMIAAGDKEELLGLYKEQLHRKQAFFKEEVNKEKTNEQAFQLAEQQFEKKAIDRTDEIIGQKGIGKPSYSSYFESLFARPSFLLISFVPGIFMYVLLFLLSNPFVKYIVERLVQSIFVIAGVAVLVFTILYISPFDPASNIIGVSATKEQIASFNHLYGLDLPYFQQLWNAVKGIATFDLGASFAGNEDVAVSIANKFPVTFTIAMYSVLMAIIIAIPVGIISATKPNSFLDYTFMFIALIGLSIPNFWQGLIFILNFSIKHQWLPATYSPQNSLSMIMPIVVLGTGLTASVARMMRSSLLEIIHEDYIITAKAKGLNKHQVLWRHAVGNAMIPVVTVIGLLFGGMLGGAAVTEKVFNIKGIGSYIVDKQFIPDIPAIMGGVVYIAITISLVNLLIDILYAFLDPRIRSKMKQS; from the coding sequence ATGGGGCAGGTGGTATCGGATATCCTTCAGCAATCCCATAGGAAGATGCAAGGGAGATGGGTGTATAAGTACTTGCTTTTACTAGCCGGGATTCCAATTCACTTGATCACTTATCTTTTCTACTTATTTAAAAGAAAGGATCATACCTATTTTTCTACCTTGGATGAAGTGAAGCGTGAAATGATTGCGGCTGGTGACAAGGAAGAATTACTAGGTTTGTATAAAGAGCAATTGCATAGGAAACAGGCTTTCTTCAAGGAGGAGGTAAATAAAGAGAAAACAAACGAGCAAGCTTTTCAATTGGCTGAACAGCAATTTGAAAAGAAAGCAATAGACAGGACGGATGAAATCATTGGGCAAAAAGGGATAGGAAAGCCTAGCTATTCCAGCTATTTTGAGTCATTATTTGCTCGACCTTCCTTTTTACTTATTTCTTTTGTTCCCGGTATTTTCATGTATGTTCTACTTTTTTTGCTCAGTAATCCGTTTGTTAAATATATAGTAGAGCGACTTGTACAAAGCATCTTTGTTATTGCAGGCGTTGCTGTTCTTGTATTTACAATTCTCTACATATCACCATTCGACCCCGCTTCCAATATTATTGGGGTCTCTGCAACAAAAGAACAAATAGCTTCATTCAATCACTTATATGGATTGGATTTACCTTACTTTCAGCAATTGTGGAATGCTGTCAAGGGGATTGCGACATTCGATTTGGGTGCGTCTTTTGCTGGGAATGAGGATGTGGCAGTAAGTATTGCAAATAAATTTCCGGTCACTTTTACAATTGCCATGTATTCTGTCCTGATGGCAATTATAATCGCCATTCCAGTTGGAATCATTTCTGCGACAAAGCCTAACTCTTTTCTGGATTATACGTTTATGTTCATTGCACTGATAGGTCTGTCTATCCCAAATTTTTGGCAAGGTCTCATCTTCATCTTGAATTTTTCTATAAAACATCAATGGTTACCTGCTACCTACAGCCCGCAGAATAGCTTGTCAATGATTATGCCGATTGTTGTACTGGGGACGGGGCTGACGGCATCTGTGGCTAGGATGATGCGTTCTTCTTTATTAGAGATTATTCATGAAGATTATATTATTACTGCAAAAGCAAAAGGGCTAAACAAACACCAAGTGCTATGGAGGCATGCGGTGGGAAATGCAATGATTCCAGTTGTTACGGTCATTGGTCTGTTATTTGGAGGCATGTTGGGTGGAGCAGCTGTGACGGAAAAAGTTTTTAATATTAAAGGAATTGGTAGTTATATCGTTGATAAGCAGTTCATTCCGGATATTCCAGCCATTATGGGTGGGGTCGTTTATATTGCTATTACCATTTCGCTGGTCAATTTGCTGATTGATATTTTGTATGCTTTCCTTGATCCACGTATTCGTTCCAAAATGAAACAATCGTAA
- a CDS encoding ABC transporter substrate-binding protein: MKKILFPVLLVLVLVLTGCVQTKSDVSELDDAVKGGVKDDTKVVIEVLGSSSSEEDMNIVRDQLTKNGFDVKLNIQPDYGSFKAQQDAGNYDVAVSSWTTVTGNPDYAVRSLFKTGGDYSILADDKVDELVDKASTETPAEFVETYKQLEQQLVAEKAYIAPLYNSFKAQGVNKEVLNVDTVRLAKSRAVAWETIDFNDAAKRETEPLITQQALGSLTSLDPVKGNDGSINTLNTNLYVRLVNLTDDDVVVSDGSLSYNHSIAEGNSEYYFILRDDINFAAVADGKAVDTGERVGADDVIFSLNRAKDKDSVPDHRTYSLHEHIKDAEVVTDLASLDKIQQSDGSGTVKEALEEGLDVKISELVGDKTEANSEEGKYQVIKMTTTEPFPQVLNYLAHQSAGIVSKKQVESINTYDVAAFDVNKDIPYGDQNTVTEGASYNNTLYASGPYILVKKNDYEADFVKNPAYRPGTDFEPLISNVVVRFIADADSSLSSLRNGEIHLFNGVPETKYELVENDEKLFLQKNESNAVSYLLFNTANREVATSDDLRKAVLYSINQDEFLSYYQGNKKKAFSTVSPLVNTGNELIADSAKAKEFLEKYKASK; this comes from the coding sequence ATGAAGAAAATTTTATTTCCAGTCTTACTGGTATTGGTATTGGTTTTGACAGGCTGTGTGCAAACAAAATCGGATGTTAGTGAACTAGATGATGCGGTTAAAGGTGGCGTTAAGGACGATACGAAGGTTGTAATTGAAGTGCTTGGTTCGAGTTCGAGTGAAGAGGATATGAATATCGTACGAGATCAATTGACTAAAAATGGTTTTGATGTGAAATTGAATATCCAGCCTGACTATGGTAGCTTCAAAGCACAACAAGATGCAGGGAATTATGATGTTGCTGTCTCTAGTTGGACAACAGTTACAGGAAATCCGGATTATGCAGTCCGTTCTTTATTCAAAACGGGCGGCGATTATAGTATTCTTGCCGATGACAAGGTGGATGAACTGGTCGATAAGGCCAGTACAGAAACACCGGCTGAATTTGTAGAGACATATAAGCAGCTGGAACAGCAGCTTGTTGCAGAGAAAGCTTATATTGCTCCACTTTATAATTCTTTCAAAGCGCAAGGGGTTAATAAAGAAGTACTGAATGTCGACACAGTTAGACTTGCAAAATCACGTGCGGTTGCGTGGGAAACAATTGACTTTAATGATGCAGCTAAGAGGGAGACAGAACCTTTAATTACACAGCAAGCATTGGGTTCATTGACGTCACTTGACCCAGTGAAGGGAAATGACGGATCCATTAATACGTTAAACACGAATTTATATGTTCGACTGGTCAATTTAACGGATGATGATGTTGTCGTTTCAGATGGTTCTCTATCTTATAATCACAGTATCGCTGAAGGAAATTCTGAGTACTACTTCATTCTTCGGGATGATATCAACTTTGCAGCAGTTGCAGATGGGAAAGCTGTGGATACAGGAGAACGTGTAGGGGCAGATGATGTAATTTTCTCATTGAACCGTGCGAAAGATAAAGACTCTGTTCCTGATCACCGGACATATAGTTTGCATGAGCATATTAAAGATGCGGAAGTTGTAACCGATCTTGCTTCTCTAGACAAAATCCAACAGTCAGATGGCAGTGGAACAGTCAAAGAAGCGCTTGAAGAAGGTCTAGACGTAAAAATTTCAGAACTTGTTGGAGATAAAACAGAGGCAAATAGTGAAGAAGGAAAATACCAAGTTATCAAAATGACAACAACGGAACCTTTCCCACAAGTATTGAATTATTTGGCGCATCAATCTGCGGGAATTGTTTCGAAAAAACAAGTTGAGAGTATTAATACGTATGATGTTGCAGCATTTGACGTGAACAAGGATATCCCATACGGTGATCAAAATACCGTTACGGAAGGTGCTAGCTATAACAATACATTGTATGCAAGCGGACCTTATATTTTGGTGAAAAAGAATGACTACGAAGCTGATTTCGTGAAAAATCCAGCGTACCGACCTGGAACTGATTTTGAACCACTCATTTCAAATGTCGTTGTGCGCTTCATCGCAGATGCAGATAGTTCATTATCTTCATTACGAAATGGTGAAATTCACTTATTCAATGGTGTACCGGAAACAAAATATGAACTTGTTGAGAATGATGAAAAACTTTTCTTGCAAAAAAATGAAAGCAATGCTGTTTCGTACTTGCTATTCAACACAGCCAATCGTGAAGTTGCAACAAGTGACGATTTAAGAAAAGCAGTGCTCTATTCAATTAATCAAGATGAATTCTTAAGCTACTACCAAGGAAATAAGAAAAAAGCATTTTCCACAGTAAGCCCACTTGTGAATACTGGTAATGAGCTTATCGCGGACTCTGCAAAAGCAAAAGAGTTTTTAGAAAAATATAAAGCAAGTAAATAA
- a CDS encoding ABC transporter permease, whose protein sequence is MKATSMKRHALKLSGEYSQSIFTWVITLALTVIFLSNSFDFKSGDINRNMLVLSSAYALFTLIQVFITWRVKRDLIRYGEIQHVTRRLGFSQLLSLCTGNIFTVAFAFSLINKKKTPEYTFAVYMLLTQIFAIAISALNLFKPYVSDTFLPAMSILIGIAIFYLVALILVIKFVDDSTASPVMSIIAIIAIITALSGNIFALILGYSLLLKSRSRDQSRIIKWNTMWGKITRNSTAVMGLFFIILLLTISVISKFTFDYELAVDNDYANLLQSPSLAYPLGTDNFGRDLFSRIIFGARISLLVGFASTAIPAIVGGFLGAIAGYYSNRTDNIIMRLLDILYAIPGILLAIAIIAAFGANTTNLIIALSVGSIPTYARTMRANVLMVSNYDFVDSARALGASDYSIIFKQIVPNSLAPMIVKSTLTIGSAVIATSSLSYLGLGVEPHIPEWGNILKIGSTYLESHSYLAIFPGLAIIALVLSFNFLGDGLRDALDPKLD, encoded by the coding sequence ATGAAAGCAACATCGATGAAAAGACATGCTCTAAAGTTGTCCGGGGAATATTCACAGTCCATTTTTACATGGGTTATTACCTTGGCCTTGACGGTGATTTTTCTTTCGAACAGTTTCGATTTTAAATCTGGTGACATCAATAGGAATATGCTTGTCCTCTCCAGTGCATATGCTTTGTTCACGCTTATTCAAGTGTTTATTACTTGGAGGGTGAAAAGAGATTTAATAAGGTACGGTGAAATTCAACATGTGACAAGACGTTTAGGTTTTAGTCAATTACTTAGCTTGTGCACAGGGAATATTTTTACTGTGGCATTTGCATTTAGTTTGATAAACAAGAAAAAAACGCCGGAGTATACATTTGCAGTTTATATGTTGCTTACGCAGATTTTTGCGATTGCGATATCTGCACTTAATTTGTTTAAGCCGTATGTTTCTGATACCTTTTTACCGGCGATGAGTATATTAATAGGAATTGCGATTTTTTATCTTGTGGCGTTAATTCTCGTGATCAAATTTGTCGATGATTCAACGGCGTCACCAGTGATGTCTATTATTGCTATCATAGCGATCATTACCGCATTATCGGGAAATATTTTTGCGCTGATTCTAGGATATAGTTTGTTATTGAAATCAAGAAGCCGTGATCAATCACGAATCATAAAATGGAATACGATGTGGGGGAAAATTACGCGCAACTCTACAGCAGTCATGGGTTTGTTTTTCATTATCTTACTGTTGACAATCTCAGTCATTAGTAAATTTACTTTTGATTATGAACTTGCTGTTGATAATGATTATGCAAATCTGTTGCAGAGCCCAAGTCTTGCTTATCCATTAGGCACAGATAATTTCGGTCGAGATTTGTTTTCAAGAATTATATTCGGTGCGAGGATATCATTGCTTGTTGGGTTTGCTTCCACTGCGATTCCAGCGATTGTCGGAGGATTTTTAGGGGCAATTGCAGGCTATTATAGTAATCGGACAGATAATATCATCATGCGGCTGTTGGATATTTTATATGCCATCCCGGGAATCCTACTGGCAATAGCTATTATTGCGGCTTTTGGTGCCAATACAACAAACCTTATTATCGCGCTTAGCGTTGGGTCCATCCCGACATATGCTAGAACGATGCGGGCAAATGTTTTGATGGTATCGAACTATGATTTTGTCGATTCAGCGCGTGCACTTGGTGCGTCGGATTACTCAATTATCTTTAAGCAAATTGTGCCGAATTCACTTGCGCCGATGATTGTGAAGTCGACATTGACAATAGGGAGCGCAGTCATTGCGACAAGTAGTTTAAGTTATTTAGGACTTGGCGTAGAGCCACATATTCCAGAATGGGGGAATATACTGAAGATTGGTAGTACCTATCTTGAATCCCATTCTTATCTGGCTATTTTTCCAGGGCTCGCGATTATTGCCCTCGTGCTGTCTTTTAACTTTTTGGGGGACGGTTTGCGAGATGCATTAGATCCAAAGTTAGATTGA